The Sporolituus thermophilus DSM 23256 genome window below encodes:
- the uraA gene encoding uracil permease, protein MRREIQVDERLPIIQTLPLSLQHLFAMFGATVLVPILFKVNPATILLFNGIGTILYLLICKGRIPAYLGSSFAFISPVFVVLPQYGYPAALSGFIAVGAIFSLVAISIGLIGTKWIDVVFPPAAMGAIVAVIGLELAPVAAEMAGLTAKNPDPKIIAVSIFTLLVTILGSVLFRGFLAVIPILIGIAAGYALAFAMGLVDLSGIAKAPWLAVPPIYTPEFNPSAIAIIAPAALVVIAEHIGHLVVTGNIVGSNLAKNPGLHRSLLGNGLSTMLSGFFGSTPNTTYGENIGVMAITKVYSVWVIGFAAVIAIVLSFVGKLAAAIQSIPVPVMGGVSLLLFGVIAASGIRILVEAKVDYSSARNLILTSVVLIIGVSGAQITVGSVAMKGMALATVVSIVLSLCFKVLDMLGLTNDLKQKNEQV, encoded by the coding sequence ATGAGACGCGAAATTCAAGTCGACGAAAGACTTCCCATTATCCAGACCCTTCCTCTCAGCCTGCAGCACCTCTTCGCCATGTTTGGCGCAACCGTCCTGGTCCCCATTTTATTCAAGGTTAACCCGGCAACTATTCTCCTTTTCAACGGCATCGGCACTATTTTATACCTGCTGATTTGTAAAGGCCGAATCCCGGCTTATCTCGGGTCGAGCTTCGCCTTTATCTCTCCCGTCTTCGTTGTGTTGCCGCAATACGGATATCCTGCCGCCCTAAGCGGGTTCATCGCCGTTGGTGCTATCTTTTCCCTCGTAGCCATTAGTATCGGTCTCATTGGCACTAAATGGATCGACGTTGTTTTTCCGCCGGCTGCCATGGGAGCCATCGTCGCCGTCATCGGCCTTGAGCTGGCACCGGTTGCGGCCGAAATGGCTGGACTGACGGCAAAGAATCCCGACCCCAAAATCATCGCTGTTTCCATTTTCACTCTGCTGGTTACGATCCTCGGTTCCGTTCTGTTCCGCGGCTTTTTGGCCGTAATTCCTATCCTCATCGGCATCGCCGCCGGCTATGCGCTGGCCTTTGCGATGGGACTGGTTGACCTGAGTGGTATTGCCAAAGCACCCTGGTTAGCCGTACCGCCTATTTACACCCCCGAATTTAACCCCAGCGCTATCGCGATCATCGCCCCCGCTGCCCTGGTCGTCATTGCCGAGCACATCGGCCACCTTGTTGTAACCGGCAATATTGTCGGTAGCAACCTTGCAAAAAATCCTGGTCTGCACCGCTCACTGCTGGGCAACGGTTTATCGACGATGCTGTCCGGGTTCTTTGGCTCTACACCTAATACGACCTATGGCGAAAACATCGGGGTAATGGCCATTACCAAAGTTTACAGCGTCTGGGTTATCGGTTTTGCCGCTGTCATCGCCATCGTTCTCTCTTTCGTGGGTAAACTGGCCGCCGCCATCCAGAGTATTCCGGTTCCCGTTATGGGCGGCGTTTCCCTGCTGCTGTTCGGTGTCATTGCCGCTTCCGGCATTCGCATCCTGGTTGAAGCTAAGGTGGACTACAGCAGCGCGCGTAATTTAATCCTAACGTCGGTTGTCTTGATTATCGGCGTCAGTGGCGCCCAAATTACGGTCGGATCGGTAGCAATGAAAGGCATGGCTTTGGCTACTGTTGTATCCATTGTCCTCAGTCTATGTTTCAAGGTTCTGGACATGCTTGGACTGACTAACGATCTTAAACAGAAAAATGAACAGGTGTAG
- a CDS encoding nucleoside kinase: MADWIEVRFINGDKRRYPKGTTLLAVSRERAAFYTSPIVAAKVNNDIKDLQTEINDDCLVDFVDLSTEEGIRVYQRSLAFVMVAAARDLFPHGEVTVEHSLSKGLYCELNIGRAVTPEDIARLEERMRQIVAEDRPIVRKSYPRQEAIRLFEAAGQTEKVKLLGQLKRERVSIYYCGDVYDYFYGTMAPSTGCLQVFGLLFHPPGFLLRFPAKEHPDKLPEFVPQPKLAAIFQEAEQWGKILRCGYVATLNDCIHNGQITDIIRIAEALHEKKIAQIADFVSEHRREVRVILVAGPSSSGKTTFAHRLNIQLRVNGLRPVPISLDDYFVDRARTPRDEKGDYDFEAIEAIDLELFNEHLTRLLSGDEVKIPSYNFVTGQREYRGRKIRIDKDQPLIIEGIHGLNERLTSAVPREQKVKIYISALTQLSIDNHNRIPTTDTRLIRRIVRDSQFRAHDALKTLQLWPSVRRGEERNIFPFQEEADVMFNSALIYELAVLKKYAEPLLEQIGPEQEVYSEARRLLNFLAYFAPVDDDEIPLNSILREFIGKSCFYK, translated from the coding sequence ATGGCAGACTGGATAGAGGTTCGTTTTATTAATGGAGATAAGCGGCGATATCCCAAGGGAACTACGCTTTTAGCGGTAAGCCGCGAACGCGCCGCTTTTTATACCAGTCCTATTGTAGCAGCAAAAGTGAATAACGATATAAAGGACCTCCAAACTGAAATAAATGACGATTGTCTGGTAGATTTTGTTGACCTGAGCACGGAGGAAGGCATTCGGGTGTATCAGCGCAGTCTCGCCTTTGTGATGGTTGCCGCCGCCCGGGATTTGTTTCCCCATGGCGAAGTGACGGTAGAGCATTCCCTTAGCAAAGGGCTGTACTGCGAACTTAACATTGGTCGTGCGGTAACACCTGAGGACATCGCACGGTTGGAAGAACGGATGCGGCAGATTGTGGCCGAGGACCGGCCCATTGTCCGCAAAAGCTACCCGCGGCAGGAAGCTATTCGGCTATTTGAAGCCGCCGGTCAGACGGAAAAGGTCAAACTGTTGGGCCAGCTTAAGCGTGAACGGGTAAGTATTTACTACTGTGGCGACGTATATGATTATTTTTACGGGACGATGGCACCTTCAACCGGGTGTTTGCAAGTATTTGGCCTCTTGTTTCATCCCCCCGGGTTTTTGCTGCGGTTTCCGGCAAAAGAGCATCCTGATAAACTGCCGGAATTTGTTCCCCAACCGAAGTTGGCGGCCATATTCCAGGAAGCCGAGCAATGGGGGAAAATCCTGCGTTGCGGCTATGTTGCCACGCTCAATGACTGTATCCATAACGGGCAGATTACGGATATTATCCGCATTGCCGAAGCGCTGCACGAGAAAAAAATTGCCCAAATCGCCGATTTTGTGTCCGAGCACCGCCGGGAAGTACGCGTTATCCTGGTTGCCGGTCCGTCGTCTTCCGGCAAAACGACTTTTGCCCACCGGTTAAATATTCAGCTCCGGGTGAACGGGCTACGGCCGGTGCCCATATCGCTGGATGATTACTTTGTCGACCGGGCCCGTACGCCGCGGGATGAAAAGGGCGACTATGACTTTGAAGCCATCGAGGCCATCGATTTGGAGCTCTTTAATGAACATCTTACCCGGCTGCTCAGCGGGGACGAAGTGAAGATCCCATCGTATAATTTTGTAACCGGACAACGGGAATACCGCGGCCGCAAAATCCGGATTGATAAAGACCAGCCGCTTATCATTGAAGGCATTCACGGCCTAAACGAGCGACTTACCAGTGCCGTTCCCCGCGAGCAGAAGGTTAAGATTTATATCAGTGCCCTGACGCAACTTTCCATCGACAATCATAACCGCATTCCAACGACCGACACGCGCCTTATTCGCCGCATTGTCCGCGACAGTCAGTTTCGCGCCCATGACGCCCTCAAGACACTGCAGTTATGGCCGTCGGTGCGCCGGGGAGAAGAGCGTAACATCTTCCCGTTCCAGGAAGAAGCGGATGTCATGTTCAACTCGGCCCTCATTTACGAATTGGCCGTGCTAAAAAAATACGCCGAGCCCCTGCTTGAGCAAATCGGTCCTGAGCAGGAGGTATATTCCGAGGCGCGGCGACTGCTCAATTTCCTGGCGTACTTTGCCCCGGTCGATGATGATGAAATTCCGCTGAACTCGATCTTACGGGAGTTTATTGGTAAGTCTTGTTTCTATAAATAG
- a CDS encoding pyruvate carboxylase subunit B has translation MSNKQPVKIVETVLRDGHQSLAATRMRISDMLPVLEQLDNVGYWAIEAWGGATFDSCLRFLNEDPWERLRTLKKHLKKTPIQMLLRGQNVLGYNHYADDVVREFVFRAVENGVGVIRIFDALNDVRNLEVPMRAAKEAGAHVQGAFVYTISPYHDKESFLKVAKDLVQLGADSICIKDMSGLLAPYVAYDLVKTLKADINVPIHLHTHYTSGMASMTYLKAIEAGVDIIDCALSPFALGTSQPATEAIVAALEGTDRDTGIKKEQLFPIADHFRAVKKQLAETFKLNTAIDIDTKVLTFQIPGGMLSNLLNQMKEQGMADKYPELLEEMPRVRAELGYPPLVTPTSQITGSMAAFNVMLGRYKIVPREVKDLVRGKYGRTPAPIDPEFVKMIVGDEPIITHRPADDIPPQMDSLRQELAEKGYPNASVEDVLSYALFPEVALKFFEANRK, from the coding sequence ATGTCAAATAAACAACCTGTAAAAATAGTTGAAACAGTATTGCGGGACGGCCATCAGTCGCTGGCAGCCACCAGGATGCGAATCTCGGACATGCTGCCCGTGCTGGAACAGCTGGACAATGTCGGCTACTGGGCCATTGAAGCCTGGGGCGGCGCCACTTTTGACAGTTGCCTGCGCTTTTTGAACGAAGACCCCTGGGAGCGCCTGCGCACCCTGAAAAAGCACCTGAAAAAGACGCCTATTCAGATGCTGCTGCGCGGCCAAAACGTCCTTGGCTATAATCATTATGCCGACGACGTTGTTAGAGAATTTGTCTTCCGTGCCGTTGAGAACGGTGTTGGCGTCATCCGGATTTTTGACGCCCTTAACGACGTGCGTAACCTGGAAGTGCCCATGCGGGCAGCGAAAGAGGCCGGTGCCCATGTCCAAGGCGCTTTTGTCTATACCATCAGTCCTTACCATGACAAAGAGAGCTTCCTAAAGGTAGCTAAAGACCTGGTTCAGCTTGGTGCTGACTCGATTTGTATCAAAGACATGTCTGGTTTGCTCGCCCCCTACGTGGCCTACGATCTTGTCAAAACCTTGAAGGCCGACATCAATGTGCCCATCCATCTGCATACTCACTATACCAGCGGAATGGCTTCCATGACCTACCTGAAAGCAATTGAAGCCGGCGTAGACATCATTGACTGCGCCCTTTCGCCCTTTGCCTTGGGTACTTCCCAACCGGCTACCGAGGCGATTGTTGCCGCTCTTGAAGGAACCGACCGCGATACCGGCATCAAAAAAGAACAACTTTTCCCCATCGCCGATCACTTCCGCGCCGTGAAAAAGCAGTTGGCGGAAACCTTCAAGTTGAATACCGCTATCGATATTGACACCAAAGTGTTGACCTTCCAAATCCCGGGCGGCATGCTATCCAACCTCCTTAACCAGATGAAAGAACAGGGCATGGCTGATAAGTATCCTGAACTGCTGGAAGAAATGCCGCGCGTCCGCGCCGAGCTTGGCTATCCGCCACTCGTTACTCCCACCAGCCAAATTACTGGTTCCATGGCAGCCTTTAACGTCATGCTTGGCCGTTATAAAATTGTTCCGCGGGAAGTTAAAGACTTGGTACGTGGTAAATATGGACGTACACCGGCACCGATCGACCCTGAATTTGTCAAAATGATCGTTGGCGACGAGCCCATTATCACCCACCGCCCGGCCGATGACATCCCACCCCAAATGGACAGCCTGCGCCAAGAACTGGCGGAAAAAGGCTACCCCAACGCATCGGTGGAAGATGTCCTGTCTTATGCCCTCTTCCCCGAAGTCGCCCTCAAATTCTTTGAAGCTAACCGTAAATAA
- a CDS encoding aspartate kinase encodes MALIVKKFGGSSVATPEKIMAVAERVIREKGPEDRIVVVVSAMGDTTDDLIDLASKIDECAAGREMDMLLATGEQVSIALLAMALQKLGHPAVSLTGGQAGIMTSPHHRKAKIIDIKPERVLAELAQGKIVVVAGFQGITASGDITTLGRGGSDTTAVALAGALKADVCEIFTDVDGVYSADPRVVAHARRMREITYREMLEMARLGAVVMQPRAVEMGSHCQVPIHVRSTFTNKPGTIIREGYTVEEREFIIRGVTHDTNVVKIAVLGVPDRPGVAYKVFSALAKANIDVDMIVQSIRNADKNINDIVFTIAKPDLPQARAIIAEVGKELGVLGIVVEENVAKVSVVGAGMLGSPGIASTMFGALADAGINIEVISTSEISISCLVRADRVKDAVNAIHARFFPEEQETN; translated from the coding sequence ATGGCGCTGATTGTTAAAAAATTTGGCGGCAGCTCTGTAGCGACACCGGAAAAAATAATGGCTGTTGCCGAACGGGTAATAAGGGAAAAAGGACCTGAAGATAGAATTGTCGTGGTAGTGTCCGCAATGGGGGATACGACCGATGATCTCATTGACCTGGCAAGTAAGATTGATGAGTGCGCTGCCGGACGGGAGATGGATATGCTGCTGGCAACGGGCGAGCAGGTTTCGATTGCCCTCTTAGCGATGGCGTTGCAAAAGCTTGGCCATCCCGCCGTTTCCCTAACCGGGGGCCAGGCCGGCATCATGACCAGTCCGCACCACCGTAAGGCAAAAATTATTGATATAAAGCCGGAACGGGTATTGGCCGAATTAGCGCAGGGAAAAATTGTGGTAGTCGCCGGTTTTCAGGGGATAACGGCGTCAGGAGACATTACGACCCTCGGCCGGGGCGGCTCTGATACTACGGCGGTGGCCTTGGCCGGTGCGCTGAAAGCCGATGTTTGCGAAATTTTTACCGACGTAGACGGCGTATATTCAGCCGATCCCCGTGTCGTAGCCCATGCCCGGCGAATGCGGGAAATTACCTATCGCGAGATGCTGGAGATGGCCCGCCTGGGCGCGGTGGTTATGCAGCCCCGCGCGGTAGAGATGGGAAGCCATTGCCAAGTACCAATTCATGTGCGTTCAACATTCACTAACAAACCAGGGACAATTATCAGGGAGGGATACACTGTGGAAGAACGGGAATTTATAATCCGCGGGGTAACGCATGATACCAACGTTGTCAAAATCGCCGTACTAGGCGTACCGGACAGACCGGGAGTTGCTTACAAGGTATTTTCAGCTTTGGCTAAGGCTAATATTGATGTAGATATGATTGTCCAGAGCATCCGCAACGCCGATAAAAATATCAACGACATTGTCTTTACCATTGCGAAACCTGACTTGCCCCAAGCCAGGGCGATCATTGCCGAAGTGGGCAAAGAACTAGGCGTGCTGGGGATTGTCGTCGAAGAAAATGTAGCAAAAGTATCGGTCGTCGGCGCCGGCATGCTGGGCAGTCCCGGTATTGCGTCCACCATGTTTGGCGCCTTGGCTGACGCAGGGATTAACATTGAGGTAATCAGCACCTCTGAAATCAGTATTTCCTGCCTGGTGCGTGCCGATCGCGTCAAAGACGCTGTCAATGCCATTCATGCCCGCTTTTTCCCCGAAGAGCAGGAGACAAATTAA
- a CDS encoding aminotransferase class I/II-fold pyridoxal phosphate-dependent enzyme — protein MTVSLAASHAKGKFGLDKIMAASAAANKAITQYGRDNIINATIGAILDDDENLVCLPTAEKVFRTLPITEVINYAPISGLPEYLEAAIDVTFAANRPDAYIKAIATSGGSGCIHHVVHNYSEIGDTVLTSDWHWGPYSVFCKDAMRKLDTYELFDAEQKFNIRSFAEKVKDLLAKQNSLIIILNAPAHNPTGYSLSDDEWDQVLDCLKEYAKDTAKRIVLVIDIAYLDYAGEKNEARAFMKKLGGLPPNLLAILAFSMSKGYTMYGQRTGAMIGVTSSQEVAKEFEDINGYTSRATWSSINRGCQRLLVTIHKDKELEVQLEQERNFYYRLIQERAAIFTREAKEVNLNMLPYIAGFFLTIPAQNPDAVCEKLHEDKVFAVPLAKGVRIAVCAVPLKKITGLAAKVAKAMAAVE, from the coding sequence ATGACAGTGAGTCTTGCTGCTTCGCATGCCAAAGGCAAATTCGGGTTGGACAAAATCATGGCGGCCAGCGCCGCCGCAAATAAGGCGATCACCCAATATGGACGTGATAATATCATCAATGCGACTATCGGGGCTATACTGGACGATGATGAAAACCTGGTGTGCCTGCCGACGGCGGAAAAAGTCTTTCGCACGCTGCCAATTACGGAAGTTATTAACTACGCGCCAATCAGTGGTTTACCCGAGTATTTGGAAGCTGCTATTGACGTCACCTTTGCCGCCAACCGGCCGGACGCTTATATCAAGGCTATTGCCACTTCCGGCGGTTCGGGCTGTATCCATCATGTTGTACACAATTATTCCGAGATTGGTGACACGGTTCTTACATCAGACTGGCATTGGGGTCCGTACAGTGTATTCTGCAAAGACGCTATGCGTAAGCTGGACACGTATGAGCTGTTTGACGCAGAACAAAAATTTAATATCCGGTCTTTTGCTGAAAAAGTGAAGGACCTTTTGGCTAAACAAAACAGCTTGATTATTATTCTAAACGCGCCTGCTCACAACCCTACAGGCTATAGCCTCTCGGACGACGAGTGGGACCAGGTGCTGGATTGCCTTAAAGAATATGCAAAAGATACGGCTAAACGCATCGTCCTGGTTATCGATATCGCCTACCTGGATTATGCCGGCGAAAAGAACGAGGCTCGTGCCTTCATGAAGAAACTCGGCGGACTGCCGCCTAACCTTTTGGCTATCCTGGCTTTTAGCATGTCCAAAGGCTATACTATGTACGGCCAGCGCACCGGCGCGATGATTGGCGTTACTTCCAGCCAGGAAGTGGCCAAAGAATTTGAAGACATAAACGGTTATACCAGCCGCGCCACCTGGTCAAGCATAAACCGGGGCTGCCAACGGCTGCTTGTCACTATTCACAAAGACAAAGAACTAGAAGTTCAGTTGGAACAGGAACGTAATTTCTATTACCGGCTGATCCAAGAACGTGCTGCTATCTTTACCCGTGAAGCCAAAGAAGTTAACCTTAACATGTTACCTTATATTGCTGGCTTTTTCTTGACCATTCCGGCCCAAAATCCAGACGCCGTCTGTGAAAAGCTCCATGAGGACAAGGTGTTTGCTGTACCGCTGGCCAAAGGAGTGCGTATTGCGGTCTGCGCTGTTCCATTGAAAAAGATAACCGGTCTGGCGGCCAAAGTGGCTAAGGCGATGGCGGCCGTCGAGTAA
- a CDS encoding class II SORL domain-containing protein has protein sequence MKFADIVQSADWKAEKHVPVIDAPATVKAGDKVAIEVGVGKEIAHPNTTEHHIRWIKLYFKPENGKFAYELASFEFNAHGESVEGPNKGPAYSEPFGKVVVKLGGSGTLLATAYCNIHGLWESSREIKVEA, from the coding sequence ATGAAATTTGCAGATATTGTACAAAGCGCGGACTGGAAGGCCGAAAAGCATGTCCCGGTAATCGACGCTCCGGCTACGGTCAAGGCCGGTGACAAAGTAGCCATTGAGGTGGGGGTAGGTAAAGAAATCGCCCATCCTAACACTACAGAGCACCATATCCGTTGGATTAAGCTTTATTTCAAGCCGGAAAACGGCAAGTTCGCCTATGAATTGGCCAGCTTCGAGTTTAACGCTCATGGCGAGTCGGTGGAAGGACCCAATAAGGGCCCCGCTTACAGTGAGCCCTTTGGTAAGGTAGTGGTAAAACTAGGCGGTTCCGGTACACTCCTCGCAACGGCTTACTGCAACATTCACGGCCTGTGGGAGAGTTCCCGCGAAATCAAAGTAGAAGCGTAA
- a CDS encoding alpha/beta-type small acid-soluble spore protein produces the protein MARSRKPVNPNAQKALDQLKLEVANELGLKDYQNRYKGALTSADNGRVGGHMVRRMIEAQENKFTGQ, from the coding sequence ATGGCTAGGAGCAGAAAACCGGTAAATCCCAATGCCCAAAAGGCTCTTGACCAACTGAAGTTGGAAGTTGCCAACGAGCTCGGCCTGAAAGACTACCAGAACCGCTACAAAGGTGCCCTTACTTCCGCTGATAATGGCCGTGTTGGCGGCCACATGGTCCGCAGAATGATTGAAGCGCAAGAGAATAAGTTTACCGGCCAATAA
- a CDS encoding DMT family transporter, with product MQSWLGYFLVLLSAVAFGASSVIIKFTYSTGLEPLPVLVIQNIVATTLAWLWVLITRKKAAIPHALWLPMAAQGAVGGFLTSILFYTALDILGAALATLLIFTYPAFVALYNKLFRQVALATEQVAALVMALIGLIFSVDLFHAQWTVTDRWALLLGLGSAVTNAFLTLNGERLLAVVDTFVVTAWSFTFCTLMLLIVYRPVWLMAIDLSGLQFVLIFTGAVLLLAPVVIYLAGLRRIGAGIASIVSTAEIPITLALAWLFLHETMNEWQIFGGILITLSVVLLYYYGDRPNR from the coding sequence ATGCAGAGCTGGTTGGGTTATTTTTTGGTGCTGCTAAGCGCGGTCGCGTTCGGCGCTTCATCGGTAATCATCAAGTTTACTTATTCAACGGGATTGGAACCGTTGCCGGTGCTGGTCATTCAGAATATTGTTGCCACTACGTTGGCGTGGTTATGGGTACTGATCACCAGGAAAAAGGCGGCCATCCCCCACGCACTGTGGTTGCCGATGGCCGCGCAGGGCGCAGTAGGCGGTTTTCTCACATCCATACTTTTTTATACGGCGCTGGATATTCTGGGCGCCGCGTTGGCCACGCTGCTTATTTTCACCTATCCGGCCTTTGTTGCCTTGTATAATAAATTATTTAGACAGGTAGCACTAGCCACTGAGCAGGTAGCCGCGCTGGTCATGGCTTTAATCGGGCTAATCTTCAGCGTCGATCTTTTCCATGCCCAGTGGACGGTCACTGACCGGTGGGCGCTGCTGTTAGGACTGGGTTCGGCTGTAACTAATGCCTTTCTTACCTTAAACGGCGAACGGCTGCTTGCGGTAGTGGACACCTTTGTTGTGACCGCCTGGTCTTTCACTTTTTGTACCCTCATGCTGCTCATCGTCTACCGGCCGGTCTGGCTGATGGCTATAGACCTGTCGGGCTTACAATTTGTCTTAATTTTCACCGGAGCCGTGCTTTTGTTGGCGCCAGTGGTTATCTATCTTGCCGGGCTGAGGCGTATCGGTGCCGGTATCGCTTCGATTGTCAGTACGGCCGAGATACCTATTACCCTGGCCCTGGCTTGGCTGTTTTTACATGAAACCATGAATGAGTGGCAAATATTCGGTGGGATTTTGATTACACTAAGTGTTGTTCTCTTATATTATTATGGCGACCGCCCTAACAGGTAG
- a CDS encoding DUF47 domain-containing protein, whose protein sequence is MFSLKPKEDKFFELFAESTRILRRGAYILKDSLNDYNNIQEKMDVMSDLEHEADEINDAIIDKLNRTFITPLDREDIYSLATMLDDVVDFLQGTIERMVLYRTGKPTAGAIELARLLADCTDELVKAFDLLRNIKGNQHKILDHTRKIVVLESEGDRIYRQEVAHLFTHCVDPIEIIKWKEVLEHLEGALDHCESIADLLRGVVMKYA, encoded by the coding sequence ATGTTTAGCCTAAAACCCAAGGAGGACAAGTTCTTTGAGCTGTTCGCCGAGAGCACACGCATCCTGCGGCGGGGCGCCTACATTCTTAAGGATAGTCTAAATGACTACAATAATATTCAGGAAAAAATGGATGTCATGTCTGACCTTGAACACGAGGCTGACGAAATTAACGATGCCATTATTGACAAGCTCAACCGCACCTTCATCACTCCGCTGGATCGCGAGGATATTTACTCCCTGGCGACGATGCTCGACGATGTTGTCGACTTTTTGCAGGGAACGATTGAGCGCATGGTGTTGTATCGCACCGGGAAACCAACAGCCGGAGCGATCGAATTAGCCCGGTTGTTGGCCGATTGCACCGATGAACTTGTTAAAGCCTTCGATTTACTAAGAAATATTAAGGGTAATCAGCATAAAATATTAGACCACACGCGAAAAATCGTGGTGCTGGAAAGCGAAGGCGACCGCATTTACCGGCAGGAAGTTGCCCACCTATTTACCCATTGCGTTGACCCAATTGAAATTATTAAATGGAAAGAAGTGCTGGAACACCTGGAGGGAGCTCTCGACCATTGCGAGAGCATCGCCGATCTTTTGCGGGGCGTGGTAATGAAATATGCTTGA
- a CDS encoding inorganic phosphate transporter → MLDVLMITVVVLALAFDYINGFHDTANAIATSVSTRALTPRVAVWLAAFLNFLGAMYSTGVAKTIGGDIVKSAQMVNEPIIIAALVGAIFWNLLTWWLGIPSSSSHALIGGVMGAVLMARGVDALKVQGIIKIVASLIFSPIIAMLTGLVIMIGLLWIFGRMAPSRVNAGFKRMQILSATMMSFSHGSNDAQKAMGIITLSLVSAGYLPTLEVPTWVKLAAATAMGLGTAAGGWRIIRTMGGKIFKLEPISGFAADLNSAVVIFGATLLHLPVSTTHVVSGSIMGVGTAKRISAVRWGVAQQMVMAWVLTIPLSALVSALTYKIIAVLFL, encoded by the coding sequence ATGCTTGATGTGTTGATGATTACCGTCGTTGTTCTTGCTCTTGCATTTGACTACATAAACGGCTTTCACGACACGGCGAACGCCATTGCCACTTCGGTATCGACCCGGGCGTTAACGCCCCGGGTTGCTGTCTGGCTGGCCGCATTTCTCAACTTTCTTGGCGCTATGTATAGTACAGGGGTAGCCAAAACGATTGGCGGCGATATTGTCAAGTCAGCCCAGATGGTCAATGAACCGATTATCATTGCCGCCCTGGTCGGGGCCATATTCTGGAATCTGTTGACATGGTGGCTGGGGATACCCAGCAGTTCGTCCCATGCGCTGATCGGCGGCGTCATGGGCGCGGTGCTGATGGCCCGCGGGGTTGATGCCCTAAAAGTCCAAGGGATTATAAAAATTGTCGCCTCGCTGATCTTTTCGCCGATCATTGCCATGCTAACCGGTTTGGTCATTATGATCGGCCTACTGTGGATTTTCGGCCGAATGGCGCCGTCGCGCGTAAATGCCGGTTTTAAACGAATGCAGATTTTGTCTGCGACGATGATGTCTTTCTCGCACGGTTCAAATGATGCGCAGAAAGCGATGGGCATTATTACGCTTAGTCTTGTCAGTGCCGGCTATCTTCCCACGTTAGAAGTCCCGACATGGGTTAAACTTGCTGCTGCAACGGCCATGGGTTTAGGGACGGCAGCAGGTGGCTGGCGTATTATTCGCACCATGGGCGGCAAAATCTTCAAGCTTGAACCGATCAGCGGTTTTGCTGCCGATTTGAATTCTGCGGTCGTCATCTTTGGGGCAACGCTGCTACATCTCCCGGTCAGTACTACCCATGTCGTGTCCGGCTCCATCATGGGGGTGGGTACGGCCAAGCGGATTAGTGCCGTACGGTGGGGGGTAGCGCAACAGATGGTCATGGCCTGGGTGCTAACTATTCCGCTGTCAGCTTTAGTCAGTGCTTTAACTTACAAAATCATTGCCGTACTGTTTCTTTAA